TGATCGAGGACGAAGTTTTTGTGGGAAGCGATACGCAACTGATTGCTCCGGTGAGGGTAGGGCGTGGTGCTATCATTGCTGCGGGAACCACCGTGACTAGTGATGTGCCACCTGAGGCTCTGGGCATCTCTCGTCAAGCTCAAACGAATCGTGAGGGAGCCGCGAGTCGGAAGCGGGCTTCTCAAGGCCTCTTAAAGACCGAATCCATGAAAGACGAGTGAAAGAACATGGCCGGAGTTGCTGCGCTACCGCTTACGGGGTCGATGGCATCGTCCAGGAATCAGTTTCTCATTTTCATCCAAATATTTGTGTCTTGAGATTTCCTTAACATACTCCGACATAGTGAATGAAGGAAACCGACAAGAATCGTTAGAGACGATGAAGAATAAAGGCTCATGAGATATGTGTGGAATCATCGGTTACATCGGTAACGAGCTAGCGACTCCGATCTTGATTGAAGGATTGAAGCGTTTAGAGTATCGAGGGTATGACTCTGCCGGCATTGCCTTACTGCATGGGGGCGAATTCGCGATAAAGCGAAGCGTCGGTAAGTTAGTGAATCTCGAGCGAAGCCTCGAGGAGGAACCGCTCGACGGCATGACCGGGATTGGACACACGCGATGGGCAACTCACGGACGGCCTTCGGAGCAAAATGCTCATCCCCATCGATCGGGAAATGTCGTCCTTGTGCACAATGGCATCATTGAAAATTTTTTAACCCTTAAGCATCGTTTGGAGTCAGAAGGGTACCGGTTCGCGTCAGAGACCGATACCGAAGTGATCGCTCATTTACTGGAATCCTACATGAAACTCGGCTACTCGTTGAAGGACGCGATGCGAGCGTCTGAGTCGGATTTGCATGGAAATTACGCCGTGGCCGCTTTATGCGTTTCAGAGCCAAATGTGATCGTCACGACTCGATCGGGATGTCCACTCGTCATCGGAAAGAATGGGAAGGGATCGTTCCTGGCTTCAGACGTGACTCCTCTGTTACCCCATACGCGAGAAGTGATGTTTCTCGAAGATGGCGATATTGGGCTTTTAACGCCTTCAGACATTTCTGTCATTGGAAGGGATTCTGCCCGGGTCAATCGTAAGAGCGTCACAGTTGATTGGGATGCCGACGCGGCCGAGAAAGGCGGGTATCCTGATTTTATGCTGAAAGAAATTCACGAGCAACCGCAAGTCATCATGGATACATTACGGGGTCGCTTCAATTACGAGAAAGGGGAGGCCGACCTTCCTGATCTCGCGATGACCGCTCAGGAGTTGATCGATGCTCGACGAATTTGGATCGTGGCGTGCGGCACATCATGGCACTCTGGGTTGGTCGGGAAGTACTTGTTCGAAGAAATGATTCGGAAACCCGTTCAAGTCGATATTGGGTCAGAGTTTCGCTATCGAGAGCCCATGATACAAAAGGATGACCTGTTTATCGCGATCTCCCAGTCAGGAGAGACGGCCGATACGCTGGCGGCAGCACGGGAAGCCAGACGGCATGGGGCCAGGATCTTGTCGATCGTGAATGTGGTGGGGAGTACACTCGCGCGCGAGTCCGATGGGATCATTTACACACGGTGCGGTCCTGAAATTAGTGTGGCCTCAACCAAGGCGTTTACCGGGCAAGTCCTGGCTCTCTATTTATTGGCTCTTCATGTTGGACGAGTCCGGGAGGTCTTGAGCGCGGAAGAAGGGCGATGGTGGTTGGATCAATACACCGCGCTTCCCGGTCGAGTCGAAACCACGCTGAAACAGGAATCGGAAATCAAGCGAATCGCTGAACGATACTTTAGGAAAAGTAATTTTTTGTACTTAGGTCGTGGGATTAACTATCCGATTGCACTGGAAGGGGCTTTAAAGCTCAAAGAAATCTCGTATATCCATGCCGAAGGCTATGCCGCTGGCGAGATGAAACACGGGCCCATCGCCCTCGTCGATGAAGATATGCCTGTGGTTGTCTTAGCGCCTCGAGATCGGCTCTACGAAAAAACGGTGAATAATCTGATGGAAGTGCGGGCACGTAGCGCTCCGGTGATCGCTTTTGGGTTCGACGGAGACACCGAATTGCACCGTGTCGCGGAAGTCGTGGTTCCAATCCCTAACGTGCATCCCTTACTCACGCCGATTTTGTTCGGTGTGTCTTTACAATTATTGGCCTATCATATCGCGGTATTACGTGGGTTGGATGTCGACCGGCCTCGAAATTTGGCCAAAAGTGTCACGGTCGAATAATTCCTGTTATGTGGTGACTTTCGATCATCATCATTCATCATTCCTGTGCAGCATTTTCTCTCGTGTTTTGACATTGTGCTGAGATCTTCATCCTTTCATACTCGACCTCTATCTAGCGTTCTTTGAGTACCTGCTATCCTATTCTGTTGTGCCTTGATAAGCGTCTTGAGATCGAAGACCGAATATCCTGAAAGGTGACAGACTCAGTCATGCAAACGATATTCGTAACGGGTGGGGCAGGGTTTATTGGGTCAAATTTTGTAACGTGGTTGTTGGCTCGTCCCAACTTGAAAATTGTCATCATCGACAAGTTGACCTATGCAGGGCATATGTTAAACCTTCAAGATGTACTCGGGTTACCGTCTGTCTCGTTCATTCAGGCCGATATCGCTGATCGTTCAACCCTTGATCGGTTGTTCACAGAGCACAGTCCGGATGTGGTCCTCAACTTTGCCGCCGAGTCTCATGTCGACCGATCGATCGATAACCCTGCGCCATTTATTGAAACCAACACGGTCGGCACGTTTGTCTTGTTAGAGGCGGCTCGGCACTTTTGGATGACATTGACGACAGAAAAGAAGGCGCGATTCAGGTTTCTTCACGTGTCAACGGACGAAGTTTATGGGACATTGGGGGCAGAAGGCCTATTTTCCGAAGAAACCCCCTATGCTCCGAATTCACCGTACGCTGCGTCGAAAGCCGCGGCGGATCATTTTGTGCGCGCCTACTTTCACACGTATGGATTTCCGACGATCACGACCAATTGTTCAAACAATTATGGGCCCTATCAATTTCCGGAAAAATTGATTCCGCTCATGATCCTCAATGCCCTTGAGGGAAAGGCCCTTCCCATCTACGGGGATGGGAGACATGTGCGGGACTGGCTGTTCGTGGAAGATCATTGTGAGGGCCTATGGATGGTAGCGTGTCAGGGAAAGCCTGGAGAGAAATATAACTTAGGAGGCAATAATGAGTTGAGCAATCTCGAGCTTGTGAACCTGTTGATCGACGTTCTGGAGGAATTCGAGCCGGCACATGAAAACCAGCCTTTACACAGGCAGGGTATTGCCGCCTATAAGGATTTGAAAGTCTTTGTGGACGACCGGCCTGGGCATGATCGACGCTATGCGATCGATGCGAGCAAAGTGAAGGCGGAATTAGGATGGGCTCCAAAGTTTACGCTTCTGACAGGTTTAAGGAAAACCGTTCAGTGGTATCTCAGTCATCGAAATTGGTGTGAAGCCGTTCTGGCCGAAAACTATGGGCGGGAACGATTGGGTTTGAAGAACTGACGGGTGGGGGGAGATGTATCGATGAAGGGGATGATCTTAGCCGGTGGGTCGGGAACGAGGTTGTACCCGCTGAGTCACGCTGTCAGTAAGCAATTGATGCCGGTCTATGATAAGCCGATGATCTATTACCCGCTGTCAACCCTGATGATGGCAGGCATTCAGACGATTCTCGTGATTACCACTCCGCACGAACAGGATGGGTTTATTCGACTATTGGGCGATGGTCGTCATTTGGGGTTGAACATTCAATACGCGATTCAGCCAAATCCCGGCGGTATCGCCGAGGCGTTTCTCATCGGCCGTGAATTTATCGGAAAAGATCCGGTTGCGTTAATTTTAGGGGACAATATCTTTTATGGTCATGGACTTTCTGAATATTTGCGGGAGGCAGTTGATCGACCACGTGGGGC
The genomic region above belongs to Nitrospirales bacterium and contains:
- the rfbB gene encoding dTDP-glucose 4,6-dehydratase, which produces MQTIFVTGGAGFIGSNFVTWLLARPNLKIVIIDKLTYAGHMLNLQDVLGLPSVSFIQADIADRSTLDRLFTEHSPDVVLNFAAESHVDRSIDNPAPFIETNTVGTFVLLEAARHFWMTLTTEKKARFRFLHVSTDEVYGTLGAEGLFSEETPYAPNSPYAASKAAADHFVRAYFHTYGFPTITTNCSNNYGPYQFPEKLIPLMILNALEGKALPIYGDGRHVRDWLFVEDHCEGLWMVACQGKPGEKYNLGGNNELSNLELVNLLIDVLEEFEPAHENQPLHRQGIAAYKDLKVFVDDRPGHDRRYAIDASKVKAELGWAPKFTLLTGLRKTVQWYLSHRNWCEAVLAENYGRERLGLKN
- the glmS gene encoding glutamine--fructose-6-phosphate transaminase (isomerizing), producing the protein MCGIIGYIGNELATPILIEGLKRLEYRGYDSAGIALLHGGEFAIKRSVGKLVNLERSLEEEPLDGMTGIGHTRWATHGRPSEQNAHPHRSGNVVLVHNGIIENFLTLKHRLESEGYRFASETDTEVIAHLLESYMKLGYSLKDAMRASESDLHGNYAVAALCVSEPNVIVTTRSGCPLVIGKNGKGSFLASDVTPLLPHTREVMFLEDGDIGLLTPSDISVIGRDSARVNRKSVTVDWDADAAEKGGYPDFMLKEIHEQPQVIMDTLRGRFNYEKGEADLPDLAMTAQELIDARRIWIVACGTSWHSGLVGKYLFEEMIRKPVQVDIGSEFRYREPMIQKDDLFIAISQSGETADTLAAAREARRHGARILSIVNVVGSTLARESDGIIYTRCGPEISVASTKAFTGQVLALYLLALHVGRVREVLSAEEGRWWLDQYTALPGRVETTLKQESEIKRIAERYFRKSNFLYLGRGINYPIALEGALKLKEISYIHAEGYAAGEMKHGPIALVDEDMPVVVLAPRDRLYEKTVNNLMEVRARSAPVIAFGFDGDTELHRVAEVVVPIPNVHPLLTPILFGVSLQLLAYHIAVLRGLDVDRPRNLAKSVTVE